The segment AAGTCGGCGCCCACCGCGCGCCGTACGCGGCGCATCACCTCGCCGATCAGGCGCATCCGGTGCTCGAGGGTTTCGCCTCCGAACCCGTCGGTGCGCGGGTTCGTCCGCGACAGGAACGACGACAACGTGTACGCGTGGGCCGAATGCAGTTCGGCACCGTCGAATCCAGCCTCGCGCGCACGCGCCACCGCTGCGGCGAACTGATCGGTGATCTGCCCGATCTCCTCCGGGGAGACGGTGTCGATCGTCTGCCGCCAGCCGCTCCGCGCGACTTTCATGAAGTGGATGATCTGCGGCACCACCTTGGAGTCCGACGTCGCGTGGATGCGTTGCGTGAGTTCGCGCAGTCCCGGAACGTAGCGATCGTCGCTGATCCGCAGCAGCGTTCCGGACTTGTTCTGGTGGATGGCCATCGCCTCGACGACGATCAGTCCGGCCTCGCCCTCCGCGTAGGCGGTGTAGCGCTCGAGGATGTCGTCGTTGACGTGGCCATCCTCGCGGCACAGGTGCGTGACCATCGCCGGAACCATCACGCGGTTCGGCAGGACCATGCCGTTGATGTCGAGCGGTTCGAACAACTTCATCGAGGGGACTCCATGCGTTGGCGTCGTTTGCACGATCGGCTCACATCAGCTCGCCGCCGGCGACGAGCAGGCTCTGCCCCGTCACGGAACGCGAGGCGGGCAGGCACAGCCAGCCGACCGCCGATGCCACTTCCTCGGGATCGATCAGCCTGCGCTGCGGGTTGTGCGACACCAGTTCCGCGAGCGCCTGCTCCGCGCTGCGGCCGGTCTTGGCGACGATGTTCTCGATCGAGCGACTGACCATCTCCGTGTCGGTGAATCCGGGGCACACCGCGTTCACCGTGACGCCGCGACGGGCGACCTCGATGGCGAGCGAGCGCGTGAGCCCGATCAGTCCGTGCTTCGCGGCGCAGTACGCGGTGACGTACGCGCAGCCGGTCATGCCCGAGGTCGATGCGATGTTGACGATGCGGCCGCCGCCGGCCGCGAGCATCGGGGCCAGGACCTGCTGAATGCAGAGGAACGGGCCGGTCAGGTCCACGGCCAGGATCTCCTGCCACCTGTCGAGCGTCGTCCGATCGAACGGCGCGGAATGCGCAATGCCCGCGTTGTTCACGAGGATGGTGACCGGCCCGAGGTCCGAGCGGGCACGCTCGAAGGCGCTCGCGACGGACCCGGGTGATGTCAGGTCGACCTGCTGCGTCCCGACCTTCGTGCCGTGCGTGGCACCGAGCATTTCGGCGCATGCTTGCAGCACCGCGCTGTCGCGGCCCATCAGCGTCACGTCGGCGCCGAGCCGCGCCAGTTCGACGGCGATCGCCTTGCCGATCCCCCGCCCGCCGCCGGTCACGACGGCGTGGTGGCCGCCGAGCGGCGAAGCCGGGTCACGCCGCGGATGCTCCATGCTCGTCGTCTCCTCTGGTCGCCCCGACCAGTGAGCACCCCCGGGTGCCGTTGTTTGCGAGGACTGCCGTCGCGCGGGATCGCGGCGATGACGGAATATAGAAATCGCCCGGGATTCGCGAAAGTCAGAATTGCTGAACGACTGTATTCGACATTCGAATACAGCCGAATCCTTGAACGCGGCGACCGCTCTGCGCGTGCTACGCCGCCTTGGGCGATCGAAGCCGATTCGACACGCCGGCGGCGATCAGGCGCTTCAGCATCCGGACGGGCAACATCGCCCGGCCACCAGGCAGGCGCCAAGGGTCCCCCCATTCGGAGGAGAAGAGGAGCTTGGAGGCCGAAGCGTTCCTGATCGCCGGAACGCCGATGATCACCTGCGCGTCGCTTGGCGCTTCATCCAAACGATCGGTTGCGCGACGACCGGGCGCGGCGGCGCGCCGTGGCGCACCAGCGCCGCGTCGAGCTTGCCGCCGCCTTCGTCGGCGAGCGCCGCTTCGCGCGCTTCACGGATCGCGGCGGCCCGCGCCGGAGCGGACCCGAACGCCCCCGACGTCGCGACGTGCGCGACGATGTGCTCGAGGTTGCGCTTGCCGCGCAGGTTGGTCTCGCCGTAGCCCTTCACGAGCCGGCCGGCGAGCGCGATCTCGTGGCCGACCGACCAGCTACTGCGTGCTCCCGCGACGATCGCGTCGAGCCAGGTCTCGATCGCCGCCTGTTCCTCGGCGTAGCGCGAACTCGCCCGGCGCAGGCGTCGCGTCGCCGAGAGCGTCCGCAGCGCCGCCATCCCGGTCACCGCGTCGGTGCGCAGTTCGAGCGGCAGCGCGAACGGCCGCTCGCCGCGCGCGACGCGCCGTCGGTCCCAGGCGAGCAGCCGGCGCGCGAGGGCGGGAGGCAGCATCCCCGCGATCTCGGGCACGCCCGGTTTGAAGTAGTCGACGATCTTCACCACGTCGCCGTCGGCGGCCGCGACTTCGCGGCGCACGCGCGCGACGCGGCTCGCGCGGACCTTGAAGCCGGCGACCCGCGCGATGTCGTCGTAGGCCATCCACAGCGCGAGGAAACGCGCCGCTTCGCGCGTCATCGCGCCCTCGTGCTCGTCGCGCGGGTCGGCCCCGGTTTCCGCCGCGCGCACGCGCGCGACGCGTTCGAGGTAGAGCGCGGCGTAGGCGGCGTCCTGGAACTCGGTCACGCGCTCGACGCCGGCCGCGATGATCGGCCGGCACGACGCCGGATACGCGGCGGTCGCTTCCGGAGCGCTTGCCGGTGCACCCGACACGATCGGCGCGGAAGCTTCCGCTACGCGAATGTCCGGATCCTCGGACGGGCCCGCGGCCACGCGCGCGAACCCGCGGTCGAAGCCGCGCCGGCTCGCCTGCGCGCCTGCTCCGTTCGCGCCGATGGCGGCCTCGCAGGCCTCGCGGCCGAACGGCAGGACGCCGCTGCCGGCGATGGCGCCGAACATCACCGCGCTCACCACGGTGCCGGCATCACGCGCTTCCGCATCCATGTCGAAGGTCACGAGCCGGCGGCTCGTCGCGGCGGCGACCTCGACCAACCGCCCCGAGTCGTAGCGGCCGTCGCCGAGCGCGAGCTTCTCCACCGTCGTCAGCGCTCTCGCCGTCGAGGTCACGAGCATGGTGCGCTCGCGGTCGACGAATCCGGCCTGCATCACGCGCACCGCTTCCAGGAGTTCCGACGCGACGACGAGATCGATGGCGCCGGGCACCGGCAGGAGCGAGAGGACCGGCGTGCGGCCGCCGAGGTCGCGGAGGGTCACCGGGAAGACCTCGACGTAGTAGGTGGTCGCGCCGGTGCGCTGCGCGACACCGGGAATCGACGTGCTCTGCGCCGGGTAGCCCGCGTGCGACGCCGCTTCGACCAGCCATTGCGCGAGGACGCCGCCGCCCTGCCCGCCGAGCGCGGCCACGAGGATCGACACCGGCCGCGCCGCGGTCACGCGCGCCCTCCGCGCAACATCCGGCCGAACGCGCCGCGCACCGCGGCGAGCGCGCGGTCGCGCCAGTTCGGGTGGCGGATCACTTCCGCGCGGTAGAACGACGGGCACAGCGTCGCCGCGTGCGCGTTCTCGCCGCACAGGCCGCAGCCGACGCAGCCGTCGAGCACGGTCGCGACCGGGTCGACCTCGAGCGGATCGCCGCTGTCCTTCACCGACAGCGTCGGGCAGCCGGAGAGGCGGATGCACGAGTGGTCGCCGGAGCACACGTCCTCGTCGACGCCGTACTTGACGCGGACGTGGCGTCGTCCCTCGCGCTCGAGGCCCGCGCGCCAGGGCTTCACGCGGCGCTGGCGCTCCAACTGGCACTCGCCTTCCGCGACGATCACCTTGAGGCCCGCGAAGTCGGTGGTGAACGCCTCCTCGACCGTCGCGCGCATCTCGTCGACGCGGTAGCTGTCGACGGTGCGGAGCCAGCGCACGCCCAGGCCTTCGAGCGTGCGCTCGATCACCTGGTTGTCGTGGACGAGGCTTCGCGTCTTGTCGGCCGCGGCAGCCTTCGTCTCCTCGTCGGGCGTGGAGATGATCTCCTGCGTGCCGGTCGCCGACGTGTAGCCGTTCTTGAGGATCAGGAGCACCGCGTCGTCGCCGTTGAACAGCGCGGACTGCACGCCGGTCACCACGCCGTTGTGCCAGAACCCGCCGTCGCCCATCACCGCGATCACGCGCTTGCCCATCGCCGGCGACACGCCGGCGCGCGACGCGAGGCTCATGCCGTAGCCCAGGATCGAGTGCCCCTGCGAAAAGGGCTCGAAGGTCGCGAACGAGTGGCAGCCGATGTCCGCCGCGACGTGGATCGGGCCGATCGTCTGCTTCGCGAGCTTCATCGCGGCGAAGACCGGCCGCTCCGGACAGCCGATGCAGAAGTTCGGCGGACGCGGGGGCAGCGGATCGCCCAACGCCTTCGTGACCTCGGCGCGCCGCGCATCCACCGACGCGAGCCAGCCGTCCGCCCCGCCCCGGTCGAGATCCGGCGCGTGCCGGGCGAGGAACGCCGAGAGTCCGCGCGCGAGCGCCTCGACCGTGTACTCGCCGGCCATCGGCAGCGGTCCCTTGCCCTCGATCGCCGTGTCGGCGCCCGCGCGGGCGAGGATCGCGAGGATCTCCTGCTCGACGAATTCGGGCTGCCCCTCCTCGACCACCAGCACCGCGCGCTTGCCGCGGCAGAACGCGACGATCTCCTCGGGCACGAGCGGGTGCACGACGTTCAGCACGAGGATCGGCAGCGCCGGAGCGCCGAACGCGTCGGCGAGTCTGAACGCCGCGAGCGCGCGCACGAGCGAGTTGTGCAATCCCCCCAGCACGACGATCCCGAGATCGTCGCGCTCGCCTTCGAACACTTCGTTCAGGGCACGCTCGACGATGCGCCGCCGCGCGGCGGGCAACCGCTCGTCCGCCTTGAGCTTCTCGTGGCGGAAGGTCACCGGCGGATGCGACAGCCGCGTGTAGTCGAAGGCCGCGGGCTCGGCCAGCGGGCGGAGCGCGGACACGGCCGGCGCCACGTTGTCGCGCGTGGCGAAGCGCCCGCGCACGTGGCAGGCGCGGATGCGCAATTGCAGGATCGCCGGCATGTTCGAGGCTTCCGACAATCCGAACGCCTCTTCGACGAAGCGCACCATGTGCGCGAGGTCGGGGCGCGGATCGACGAGGACGAGCGTCGACTTGAGCGCGAAGGCGAGCGTGCGCTCCTGGATCACGCTCGCGCCCTCGCCGTAGTCCTCGCCGACGATGATGAGCGCGCCGCCGGTCACGCCCGGCGAGGCGAGGTTGGAGAGCGCGTCGGCCGCGACGTTGGTGCCGACGATCGACTTCCAGGTGACCGCGCCGCGCAGCGGATAGTGGATCGACGCGCCGAGCATCGCGGCCGCCGAGGCCTCGTTGCTGCACGCTTCCACGTGCACGCCCAGTTCGGCGAGGTAGTCCTTCGCCTGGACCAGCACGTCGAGCAGGTGCGAGACCGGCGCGCCCTGGTAGCCGCCGACGTAGGCGACGCCCGCTTCGAGCAGCCCCTTGGTGATCGCGAGGATGCCCTCGCCCTCGAAGGTCTCGCCGTTGCCGCGGCGGAGCATGCCGACTTCGCGGCTGAAGGAGACTTCCATGGAGATCGGCGCGTTGCCCGCATTCTCGCGGCGGGCGCACCGTTTGTCGATACCGCGGACCTGACGTGGATCATCCGGCCCGTCGTTCCCGGAGCGCCGACCTCGATCGCCGCAGGGTCTTCTCGCTGCGCTTCGCCGCGGGACGCGCGGACCGCGCTGCGCCCCGCACCCGGGACCGACACCGACGCGACTGCGCATGATGCGTCGGCCTCGCGCCGGAACGAGGATCAGCGCTTCGTCCCCTCGCCCGGCCCCGCGCCCGGGCCACCCCCGTCGAGCCCGAAATGACGCTCTACGATGCGGCCGAACAGCTGCGCGTTCGGCTCGCGGTCGCGCAGCAGGAAGGCCACGCCGTCGTGCGCGACGAAGGAGGCCGAGCCGGCGACCGCCACGTTCGCGCCCGGTTCGACGAGCCAGGGCTCGCGCGAGAACTTGCCGCTGAACAGCACGCATCCGGGGGCGATGCGCGCACCTTCCGCACGCAGCTTCGCGATGCGCCGCGCGCTCGCCTCCAGCTCGTCGTCGTAGGTGGACGCCGGTGCGCGCCAACGCCGCCACCAGCGCAGGAGTCTCATCACCCTCTGCTCCCCTCGAGCGCTGGAATGCGGAGTCGAGCGGAGCGCGGGGTCATGGCCCACGCTGCGGGGATCTCCACGCGACCAACCCGGCGCATACCGCCGCTGCCAGGAGAACGGGAATGCTGCGAAACGGCAACATGCCCACCGACAGGGCCGCGGCGGTCCAACTGCGTTGTCCCAGCGCAACCTGGGCGCCCCAATGGCCGGAGAAGTACAACCCGCCGAGCACTCCCGCGACCAGGCCGAAGAAAATCCAGCCTGCGGCCATGTTGGAGGCCTTCGCGACCTCGGCAGACAAGGCGGCGGCGCCGATGAAAGGTGCAAGCAGCATCAGGGTACCGACCGGCTGCGCGAACACCTGGTGAAGCGATCGTGTCACCGCGGTGCGCAACGGCTCCCCGGCAACTCCCAAACGCGCGATGACGTCGAATCCTGCAGTGGCGACGACGAAGCACACGACACCGAGCATGCCGAAGAGCGCATGCAGTCGTGCACGACGCATGTCCGTCAGGCCTGCCGCTACTTCGGCCGCTTGTCGACCACGCGCTTCGCCTTGCCGAGCGAGCGCTCGATCCCGCCGGGCGCGACCACGCGCACGTCGGCCGAGACGCCGATCAGCGACTTGATCAGGTGGCCGAGCGCGGCGCCAGCGCGCTCGCCGTCGACGCTGCCGGCGTCCGGCGCGCGCTCGACCAGCACCGCCATCTCGTCCAGGTTCTTCGGCCGCGTGATCTCGATCTGGTAGTGGGCGACGAGTTCCCGGTGGCGCAGGATCAGTTCCTCGACCTGGGTCGGGAACACGTTGACGCCGCGGATGATCATCATGTCGTCCGAGCGCCCGGTGATCTTCTCGATGCGCCGCATCGACCGCGCGGTCGGAGGCAGGAGGCGCGTCAGGTCGCGGGTCCGGTAGCGGACGACCGGCATCGCCTCCTTGGTGAGCGAGGTGAACACGAGTTCGCCCTTCTCGCCGTCGGGCAGCACCGCGCCGGTCGCCGGGTCGACGATCTCCGGATAGAAGTGGTCCTCCCAGACGGTGAGCCCGTCCTTGGTCTCGATGCATTCCTGCGCGACGCCCGGCCCGATCACCTCGGAGAGCCCGTAGATGTCGATCGCGTCGATCGAGAGCTTGGCCTCGATCGCCTGCCGCATCGCCGGCGTCCACGGCTCCGCGCCGAAGATCCCGATCGAGAGCGAGCACGCCTTCGGATCCATGCCCTGCCGCTCCATCTCCTCGGCGATCGCGAGCATGTACGACGGGGTCACCATGATCACGTCGGGCCGGAAGTCGGCGATGAGCTGCACCTGCTTCTCGGTCTGGCCGCCCGACATCGGGATCACCGTGCAGCCGAGCTTCTCGGCGCCGTAGTGCGCGCCCAGCCCCCCGGTGAAGAGGCCGTAACCGTAAGCGACGTGCACGATGTCGCCGCGCCGTCCCCCCGCGGCCCGGATCGAGCGGGCCATCGCGGTCGCCCAGGTGTCGACGTCCTTCGCCGTGTAGCCGACGACGGTCGGCTTGCCGGTGGTGCCCGACGACGCGTGCACCCGCACGACCTCGTCGCGCGGCACGGCGAACATGCCGAACGGATAGTTGTCGCGCAGATCCGACTTGGTGGTGAACGGGAACTTCGCGAGGTCGGCGAGCGTGCGGAGGTCGTCCGGATGGACGCCCGCGGCGTCGAAGGCCCGCTTGTAATGCGCGACATTGCGGTACGCGTGCGCGAGGCTCCAGCGCATCCGCTCGAGCTGCAGCGCCGCGAGTTCGTCGCGGCTCGCGCGCTCGATCGGTTCGAGTTCCCCGGGGCGCGGCTGTTTCGACGGCATCCTCTCCTCCGTTCCACGGGCGCCATGCGCGCGCCCGCGCGTGCGTCTCATGCGGTCGGCGGCTCCTCGATCACGTGACCCTTGATCCGGTAGCTCTTGCCGCGGAACAGCGCGACCTTCTCGCCGCGCTGGTTGAACACCTCGATGTCGTAGACGCCGGTGCGCCCCGACGCGCTGCGCTCGACGCCGCGCGCGGTCAGGACGTCGCCCTCGCGCGAGGGCGCGAGGAAGTCGATCGAGCATCCCGAGGCCACCGTCGACAGATTGTAGCTGTTGCACGCGTAGGCGAACGCGCTGTCGGCGAGCGTGAAGACGAAGCCGCCGTGGCAGATCGCGTGTCCGTTCAGCATGTCGCGGCGCACGGTCATCGAGAGTTCGGCCCGGCCCGGTCCGCAGGCGATGAGCCGGATGCCGAGCGCGCGGGTCGCGTGGTCGCGCCGGTACATGTCGTCGGCGACCCGCTCGGCCAGGCGTTGCGCTTCCTCGGGAGTCGTCGCCGGATGATGCTCGCCCATCGTCGCTTCTCCGGTCATCCCGCGAGGCGGCCGCCCGTCTGGGCCGCGCGCGCGAGACGCGGCGAGACCCGGTAGCGGTCCTCGCCGTAGTGCGCGGCCAGGTTCGCCATCGTCGCGCCGATGCGGGCGGCGCCGACCGCGTCGCCCCAGGCGAGCGGACCGCGCGGGTAGTTGACGCCCTTCTGCATCGCGAGGTCGATGTCGGACGGCGTCGCGATGCCCTGCATCGCCGCATCGGCCGCCTCGTTGACCAGCATCGCCACCGTGCGCATCACCGCGAGCCCGGCGACGTCGTCGAAGCGCGACACCGCGAGCCCCGCGTGCTGCAGTACGCCGGTCGCGGTCGCGACCGCCTGCGCCGGGCAGTTGTCCGCGGCCGAGACGGCGATCCGCTTCGCGGTCGAGTAGTCGAGCGCGAGGTCGAGCAGCACGAGGTTCGCCGCGCCGGTCGCCGCCGCGCGCGCGCTCGCCGTGCGGCCGTCGGTGAGCACGATCCACGCGGCGCCCGCGTCGATCGCACCGTCGGGGAAGAGTGAATGCATCGGGCGCTTCTGCACGACGGTGCCGGCGGCCGCCATGCGCGCGAGCAGCGGCTTCAGCGGTCCGGGTTCGCCGTGGATCGCGACGCGGGTGGCGGCGCTCTCTGGAGGCGCGGTTGCCGCCACCGCCGGTGCGGCGCCGGGCGAATGGTCGTAGAAGCCGCGCCCGCTCTTGCGACCCAGCCGGCCGGCGGCGACGAGTTCGCGCTGGATGCCGGAAGGCGCATAGCGCGGATCGTGGAACGTCGCCTCCCACACGGAGCGGGTGACCGCGTAGTTGACGTCGTGCCCGATCAGATCCATCAGCTCGAACGGCCCCATGCGGAAGCCGCCGGCCTCGCGCATCACCGCGTCGATCGTGGCCGGATCGGCCGCACGCTCGGCCAGGAGCCGCAGCGCCTCGCCGTAGAACGGCCGCGCGCAGCGGTTGACGATGAACCCGGGCGTCGATGCCGCGTGGACCGGGGTCTTGCCCCACGCCGCGGCGGTCGCGAACAGCGTGTCGGCGACGAGCGGTTCGGTCGCGAGCCCGCGCACCACTTCGACGAGCGGCATCAGCGGCGCCGGGTTGAAGAAGTGCATGCCGGCGATGCGGTCCGGCCGCTTCATGCCGGCGGCGAGCGCGGTGATCGACAGCGACGAGGTGTTGGACGCGAGGATCGCGTCGTCGGCCACGACGGCTTCGAACGCCGCGAACAGTTCGCGCTTGACCGCGAGGTCCTCGACGATCGCCTCGACGACGAGCGACGCTCCGACGCAGTCCGCGGGCGCGTCGACCGCGACGACCCGCCCGGCTGCGGCGTGCGCGTCATCTTCGCCCATGCGCCCTTTCGCCGCGAGCGCATCGAAGGTCGCGGCCAGACGCCGCACGGCGTCGGCGGCGGCGCCGGGACGCGAGTCGAGCAGCATCACGCGATGGCCTGCCTGCGCGGCGACCTGCGCGATGCCCGCGCCCATCGCGCCCGCACCGACGACGGCGACCATCGCGGCGGGGGGGAGCGAATCCGCCATCGCCATCAGCGCCCGGTGAAGCGCGGCGCGCGCTTGCCCAGGAAGGCCGCCACACCCTCGCGGTAGTCGTCGCCGAATCCGAGTTCGCGTTGCAGGTCGCGCTCGAGGTCCAACTGGTCCTCGAGCAGATTCGCCGCCGACGCGTGGATCGCGCGCCGCGCCGCCACGAGACCGCGCGTCGGCGCGCTCGCGAGGTGCGTCACGAGCGTTTCCACCGTGTCGCCAAACGCGGCGTCGTCGACCGCCTGCCAGATGAGGCCCCAGGCCGCCGCCTGCTCGGCGGGCAGTTTGTCGCCGAGCATCGCGAGGCCGAGCGCGCGCGCGGTGCCGACGAGTCGCGGCAGGAAGTACGTGCCGCCGGAATCCGGGATGAGCCCGATCTTGCAGAACGCCTGGATGAAGCTCGCGGACTTCGCGGCAACGACGAGGTCGCAGGCGAGCGCGAGATTGGCGCCCGCGCCGGCCGCGACGCCGTTCACGGCGCACACGGTGGGCATCGGCAGCGAGCGCAGCGCCAGGATCAGCGGGCGATAGTTGCGCTCGATCGACGCGCCCAGGTCGACCCGGGCCGCCCCCGGCGCCACCGCGCGGTCGGACAGATCCTGCCCGGCACAGAACCCGCGCCCCGCGCCGGTGAGGAGCAGCACGCGCGCGTTCCCGCCGACGAGGAGCCGCGCGAGCGCGCCGCGCACTTCCGCGTGCATCGCGTCGTTGAAGCTGTTCAGCCGGTCGGGCCGGTTCAACGTCAGCCGCGCGACGCCGTCGCGCGTTTCGAAGAGGATGTTCTCGTAGGTCATCGTCGATCTCCGGCGCCCGTCGCAGGCATCGCGCCAGCCTTCGTTGCGGCCGGCGCCCCGTCGGCGCGGGCCGGTGGTCTTCGTCGCGATCGGCGCAGCAGGGTCAAACCCGCGTCCGGCGCTCCGCGACTCCCGCGGTCACAGGTGCCTCCGGTGCTGCACCACGCGGAACCGGTTCGCGACGAACGCGGCATCGGTGAGCGCCGCGTTCGCGGCCGGATTCGCCCCGGTGCCGTGGAAGTCGGAGAACGCCGCGGACTGGTTGACGAACACGCCGGCGGTGAGGTTGATCGAGAGGGCGACACCGGCGTCCTCGGCCACCTCGATCGCGCCGTCGACCACCTTCGGATCGGTCGAGTAGAGCGAGAGCGTCAGCGCGCCGTGGCGCTTGACCGCGTCGCGGGCGATCGCGAGGCTCTGGGCGGTCGAGTCGGTCGCGATCACGAAGGCGATCGGACCGAACCACTCCGACAGATACTTGTCGCCGTCGCGCGCGTCGAGCTTCACGAGGAGCGGCGTGCGCACGTTGGCGTTCGGGAACGCGGGATGCGCGACCGTGGTCGTGTCGAGCAGGATCGGTCCGAGCGCACGGGCGCGCTCCAGGCGTTCGAGCACGCCGGGATTCTGCACCGCCCCCAGCACCTCGACCGCACGCGCCGGGTCGCCCAGCAGTTTCCTCACGCCGTCGGCGATCGCGTTCGCGACCTCGTCGAACGACTTGTGTCCCTCCCCGGTCGCGATGCCGCCGCGCGGCACGTAGATGTTCTGCGGCGCGGTGCACATCTGCCCGGTGTAGAGCGACAGCGAGAACGCGAGGTTCCGCGCGACGCCGGCGAGGTCGGTGGTCGAGTCGACGATGACCTGGTTCACGCCCGCCTTCTCGGTGTAGACCTGCGCCTGCCGCGCGTGCGACTCGAGCCAGTTGCCGTTGGCCGGGCTGCCGGTGAAGTCGATGATCCGGACCTCCGGGCGCAGCGCGAGCTTCTGCGCGGTGTCGTCGCCGGCCGCGTGCGCGACCAGCGTCACGACGTCGGGGTCGAAGCCGGCCTCCGCGAGCACGTCGCGCACGATCCTCACGGTGATCGCGAGCGGCAGGATCGCCGCGGGATGCGGCTTCACCACCACCGCGTTGCCGGTCGCGAGGCTCGCGAACAGTCCCGGGTAGCCGTTCCAGGTCGGGAACGTCGAACAGCCGATGACGAGGCCCACGCCGCGCGGCACGACGCGGAAGCGCTTCTCCATGCGGATCGGATCGCCCTTGCCCTGCGGCTTCTCCCAGGTCGCCTTCGACGGCACGCGGCGCATCTGGTCGTAGGCATAGGCGACGGCTTCGAGTCCGCGATCCTGCGCGTGCGGGCCGCCCGCCTGGAACGCCATCATGAACGCCTGCCCGCTCGTGTGCATCACCGCGTTGGCGATCTCGAAGCTCGCCCGGTTGATGCGCGCGAGCGCCTCGAGGCACACGCCGACCCACGCTTCGGGTCCCGCGGCGCGCCACGACGCCTGCGCACGCGCGATCCCGGCGAAGAGCGCCTCGAGATCGACCTTCGGATAGGTAATGCCGAGGTCGACGCCCCAGGGCGAACGCTCGCCGCCGACGGCGCCGACCGTGCCCGGCTCGACGATCGGGAACGGCTTGCCGAGCAGCGCCTCGTAGGCGGCCTTGCCCGCTTCAGCCGAACCTTCGCCGTAGACCTTCGGGCTCGCGGATTCCGGATACGGTGACCAGTAGCCGCGATCGGCGATCGCGCCGAGCGCGCGCTCCAGCGTCGCGCGATGCTTGTCGAACAGGGGATGACTCAAGGCTCGCTCCTCGAAACGTCGGTCGGCCGGATGCCGACTCTAGCACGCGGCACGCGCCGCACCGCCGCACCGCGCCCGATGCATCGATGGACTCGGCGCGCGCCGCGCCGCGTCCCGCTCACCCCATGCCGGTCTGGTCGAAGTCGACGACGACCTGGTCGGTGGCGGGATAACTCTGGCACGCGAGCACGAAGCCGCGCGCCACCTCGTAGTCCTCGAGCGCGAAGTTCACGTCCATGTCGACTTCGCCCTCGACGAGCCTGCAGCGGCAGGTCGAGCACACGCCGCCCTTGCACGAGTACGGCAGTTCGATGCCGTTCGCGAGCGCCGCCTCGAGCAGGTTCTCGCGCGTGCGGTCGAGCGTGTAGGTCTTGCGCATCCCGTCGATGACCACCGTCACCAGGGTCTCGGTCCGGCCCGCGGGCGGCACGCGCGCGACCTGGTGCTCGTGCTTCGGGATGCTCGACGCGAAGCGTTCGATGCGCACCTTCGCGTCCGGGGTGCCGCGCTCGCGCAGCGCCGCGGTCACGTCGGCCATCATGCCCTCGGGACCGCAGACGTAGACCGCGTCGACGTCGGCGAGCGGCACCCAGCGGTCGAGGAGCGCGCCGGCGCGCGCACGGTCGATCCGCCCGTGCAGGAGGTCGATGTCCTGCGCCTCGCGCGAGAGCACGTGCACCAGGTTGAAGCGGTCGAGGAACCGGTCCTTGAGGTCGGCGAGTTCGT is part of the Burkholderiales bacterium genome and harbors:
- a CDS encoding SDR family oxidoreductase, giving the protein MEHPRRDPASPLGGHHAVVTGGGRGIGKAIAVELARLGADVTLMGRDSAVLQACAEMLGATHGTKVGTQQVDLTSPGSVASAFERARSDLGPVTILVNNAGIAHSAPFDRTTLDRWQEILAVDLTGPFLCIQQVLAPMLAAGGGRIVNIASTSGMTGCAYVTAYCAAKHGLIGLTRSLAIEVARRGVTVNAVCPGFTDTEMVSRSIENIVAKTGRSAEQALAELVSHNPQRRLIDPEEVASAVGWLCLPASRSVTGQSLLVAGGELM
- a CDS encoding indolepyruvate oxidoreductase subunit beta family protein; translated protein: MTAARPVSILVAALGGQGGGVLAQWLVEAASHAGYPAQSTSIPGVAQRTGATTYYVEVFPVTLRDLGGRTPVLSLLPVPGAIDLVVASELLEAVRVMQAGFVDRERTMLVTSTARALTTVEKLALGDGRYDSGRLVEVAAATSRRLVTFDMDAEARDAGTVVSAVMFGAIAGSGVLPFGREACEAAIGANGAGAQASRRGFDRGFARVAAGPSEDPDIRVAEASAPIVSGAPASAPEATAAYPASCRPIIAAGVERVTEFQDAAYAALYLERVARVRAAETGADPRDEHEGAMTREAARFLALWMAYDDIARVAGFKVRASRVARVRREVAAADGDVVKIVDYFKPGVPEIAGMLPPALARRLLAWDRRRVARGERPFALPLELRTDAVTGMAALRTLSATRRLRRASSRYAEEQAAIETWLDAIVAGARSSWSVGHEIALAGRLVKGYGETNLRGKRNLEHIVAHVATSGAFGSAPARAAAIREAREAALADEGGGKLDAALVRHGAPPRPVVAQPIVWMKRQATRR
- a CDS encoding indolepyruvate ferredoxin oxidoreductase subunit alpha, which produces MEVSFSREVGMLRRGNGETFEGEGILAITKGLLEAGVAYVGGYQGAPVSHLLDVLVQAKDYLAELGVHVEACSNEASAAAMLGASIHYPLRGAVTWKSIVGTNVAADALSNLASPGVTGGALIIVGEDYGEGASVIQERTLAFALKSTLVLVDPRPDLAHMVRFVEEAFGLSEASNMPAILQLRIRACHVRGRFATRDNVAPAVSALRPLAEPAAFDYTRLSHPPVTFRHEKLKADERLPAARRRIVERALNEVFEGERDDLGIVVLGGLHNSLVRALAAFRLADAFGAPALPILVLNVVHPLVPEEIVAFCRGKRAVLVVEEGQPEFVEQEILAILARAGADTAIEGKGPLPMAGEYTVEALARGLSAFLARHAPDLDRGGADGWLASVDARRAEVTKALGDPLPPRPPNFCIGCPERPVFAAMKLAKQTIGPIHVAADIGCHSFATFEPFSQGHSILGYGMSLASRAGVSPAMGKRVIAVMGDGGFWHNGVVTGVQSALFNGDDAVLLILKNGYTSATGTQEIISTPDEETKAAAADKTRSLVHDNQVIERTLEGLGVRWLRTVDSYRVDEMRATVEEAFTTDFAGLKVIVAEGECQLERQRRVKPWRAGLEREGRRHVRVKYGVDEDVCSGDHSCIRLSGCPTLSVKDSGDPLEVDPVATVLDGCVGCGLCGENAHAATLCPSFYRAEVIRHPNWRDRALAAVRGAFGRMLRGGRA
- the paaF gene encoding phenylacetate--CoA ligase, which translates into the protein MPSKQPRPGELEPIERASRDELAALQLERMRWSLAHAYRNVAHYKRAFDAAGVHPDDLRTLADLAKFPFTTKSDLRDNYPFGMFAVPRDEVVRVHASSGTTGKPTVVGYTAKDVDTWATAMARSIRAAGGRRGDIVHVAYGYGLFTGGLGAHYGAEKLGCTVIPMSGGQTEKQVQLIADFRPDVIMVTPSYMLAIAEEMERQGMDPKACSLSIGIFGAEPWTPAMRQAIEAKLSIDAIDIYGLSEVIGPGVAQECIETKDGLTVWEDHFYPEIVDPATGAVLPDGEKGELVFTSLTKEAMPVVRYRTRDLTRLLPPTARSMRRIEKITGRSDDMMIIRGVNVFPTQVEELILRHRELVAHYQIEITRPKNLDEMAVLVERAPDAGSVDGERAGAALGHLIKSLIGVSADVRVVAPGGIERSLGKAKRVVDKRPK
- the paaI gene encoding hydroxyphenylacetyl-CoA thioesterase PaaI; the encoded protein is MGEHHPATTPEEAQRLAERVADDMYRRDHATRALGIRLIACGPGRAELSMTVRRDMLNGHAICHGGFVFTLADSAFAYACNSYNLSTVASGCSIDFLAPSREGDVLTARGVERSASGRTGVYDIEVFNQRGEKVALFRGKSYRIKGHVIEEPPTA